The Eggerthella guodeyinii sequence CTTCTTTTTTGGGACTGAGTTAGTAGCAGCTAACTTAACAACGAGCCAACGGGGGATTGCAAACCCCCGACCGGCTTCGAAGCAGATGGAAAGGCTGATCATGGGAATTCGCATAGCGCTTGCCGGCAACCCGAACTGCGGCAAGACGACGATGTTCAACGATCTGACCGGCGCCAGCCAATACGTTGGCAACTGGCCGGGCGTGACCGTTGAGAAAAAGGAAGGGAAGTACACCCGCGACAAAGACGTGATCATCACGGACTTGCCGGGCGTGTACTCGCTGTCGCCGTACTCTCCCGAGGAGATCGTGACGCGCGACTACCTGTTGGACGGCGGCCCCGACGTCGTCGTGAACCTCGTGGACGCGACGAACCTCGAGCGCAACCTGTACCTGACCACGCAGATCCTCGATCTGGGCGTGCCCGTCGTGGTGGCGCTCAACATGATGGACCTCGTGAAGAAGAGCGGCGACAAGATCGACGTGGCCGGCCTGTCGAAGCAGCTGGGCTGCCCCATCGTCGAGACGACGGCGCTCAAGGGGCACGGCATGGCCGAGCTCGTGGAAACCGCCGTCAAGGCGGCGAAGGCCGGCAAGCCCGCCGAGCCGAAGATGCCCTTCGACGCGCAGGTGGAAGAAGCCATCACGAAGATCGAGGGCATTCTGGGCAACCGCGTGTCTCCGGCAACCGCGCGCTGGTTCGCCATCAAGCTGTTCGAGGGCGAGGAGCGCACCGTCGCCAACATGAAGCTCAGCGCCGCCGACCTCAAGGCGGTCGAGGCGATTCGCGAAGAGGTGGAGAACAAGCTCGACGACGACGCCGAGAGCATCATCACGTCCGAGCGCTACAACGCCATCACGCACGTCATCGACAAGACGATGAAGCGCTCGCATAAGGGCATGACCACCACGCAGAAGATCGACCGCGTGGTGACGAACCGTTGGCTGGGCCTGCCCATCTTCGTGGTGGTCATGGCGCTCGTGTACTACCTGGCCATCTCCGTGGGCACGGGCGTGGTCACCGACTGGGCCAACGACGGCATCTCCGGCGACGGCTTCCTGTACACCGGCGGCGCGGCCTACGAAGAGGCCGTGGGCGAATGGGAAGGCGAGCAGGCCAACATCGAAGCCTACCTCGCCGCTGCCGAGGAAGACGGCATCGACGTGGAGGGCGCGACCGCGGCCCTCGAAGCCGAAGAGCCCACCGCTGCCGACGAAAGCGCCCTCGCCGCATTCCAGGAGGATGCCGAGAAGGCCGGCGTCGTCGGCATCGTCGAGGACGAGGAGACCGGCGAATCCGCCGAGGTGGACGCCGCGGCCTTCGCAACCGCCCTCGAAGCCGAAGAGCCCGACGCTTCCGACGGCTCGTGGGGCCTGTGGATTCCCGGTTTGGGAGCGGTCATCGGCAACGCCCTCGAAGCGGTCGATGTCGCCCCGTGGCTGCAGAGCCTCGTGATGGACGGCATCGTCGCGGGCGTCGGCGCCGTGATCGGCTTCATTCCCCAGATGATCATCCTGTTCCTGCTGCTCGCGCTGCTCGAAGGGTGCGGCTACCTGGCGCGCGTCGCGTTCATCATGGACCGTGTCTTCCGCCGCTTCGGCCTGTCGGGCAAGAGCTTCATCCCGATGCTCGTCGCGTCCGGCTGCGGCGTGCCCGCCGTCACGGCCACGAAGACCATCGAGAACGAGAAAGACCGTCGCATGACCATCATGACGACGACGATGATCCCCTGCGGCGCGAAGATGCCCATCATCGCGCTCGTGTTCGGCGCC is a genomic window containing:
- a CDS encoding FeoB small GTPase domain-containing protein, whose protein sequence is MGIRIALAGNPNCGKTTMFNDLTGASQYVGNWPGVTVEKKEGKYTRDKDVIITDLPGVYSLSPYSPEEIVTRDYLLDGGPDVVVNLVDATNLERNLYLTTQILDLGVPVVVALNMMDLVKKSGDKIDVAGLSKQLGCPIVETTALKGHGMAELVETAVKAAKAGKPAEPKMPFDAQVEEAITKIEGILGNRVSPATARWFAIKLFEGEERTVANMKLSAADLKAVEAIREEVENKLDDDAESIITSERYNAITHVIDKTMKRSHKGMTTTQKIDRVVTNRWLGLPIFVVVMALVYYLAISVGTGVVTDWANDGISGDGFLYTGGAAYEEAVGEWEGEQANIEAYLAAAEEDGIDVEGATAALEAEEPTAADESALAAFQEDAEKAGVVGIVEDEETGESAEVDAAAFATALEAEEPDASDGSWGLWIPGLGAVIGNALEAVDVAPWLQSLVMDGIVAGVGAVIGFIPQMIILFLLLALLEGCGYLARVAFIMDRVFRRFGLSGKSFIPMLVASGCGVPAVTATKTIENEKDRRMTIMTTTMIPCGAKMPIIALVFGAIAGGNTEATWWIAPLFYFLGVIAIIISGIMLKKTKMFAGPTSPFVMELPSYHMPTVKSILMSTWDRIKGYIVKAGTIIFLSTIVIWLLMNFGDAGEGFGLLDTEMDDYIQYSLMAGLGNGIGWIFAPLGFGDWQATVTSITGLVAKENVVATVGILTSLGDVGEADPTMWAAFAALFAGSVPAILAFCAFNLLCAPCFAAIGTIWREMGTAKWTWFTIGYMTIFAWCVGLMFYQFGGLLTGEIGFNVWTVVAIVVLAGMLFQIFRPMPTFDKKKDKVAGELEAEGSVA